From the genome of Candidatus Aegiribacteria sp., one region includes:
- the serS gene encoding serine--tRNA ligase: MLDRGFLRNMPDKVREAAENKGEPCPIDEWLELDERRRQLLTETEDLRRRRNELSREVSTLKKEGKEADVSILESKDIGKRIGSIGKQLDAVDSQMAMVELRFPNIPDIDVPIGRDETSNQIVKTAGEKPSFDHPPLPHWEILGGFLDQKASGSIAGSNFILLRGWAAWLQRTLINWMMDFNSQAGMEEIWLPFIANRESMTSTGQIPKLEHDMYRIEKDDLFLIPTGEVPLTNIFRDSVLLEKDLPIKIFGYSPCFRREAGSYGKDTRGLNRVHQFEKVEMVRMVKPENSEAALTEMTDHVGNMLELLGLSYRVSLLSTGDLSFAAAKCYDLEVWSAGQEKWLEVSSISNFRDFQSRRGMIRYKPSGGGKPRYVHTLNGSGLALPRIMAALIENGQTESGKIVLPEILAERTGIKILG, translated from the coding sequence ATGCTGGACAGAGGATTTCTTAGAAATATGCCTGACAAAGTTCGCGAAGCGGCCGAGAACAAGGGTGAACCCTGCCCGATAGATGAATGGCTGGAGCTTGATGAAAGAAGACGTCAGCTCCTTACGGAAACTGAAGATTTAAGAAGACGAAGAAATGAACTTTCCAGGGAAGTCTCTACACTGAAAAAGGAGGGAAAAGAGGCTGATGTCAGTATCCTTGAAAGTAAGGATATCGGAAAAAGAATCGGTTCAATTGGAAAACAACTGGATGCTGTAGATTCCCAGATGGCAATGGTGGAACTTCGTTTTCCAAACATTCCGGACATTGATGTTCCTATCGGCCGGGATGAAACCTCCAATCAAATCGTAAAGACCGCAGGAGAAAAACCTTCCTTCGATCACCCCCCTCTTCCCCACTGGGAGATCCTGGGAGGATTTCTGGACCAGAAAGCGTCAGGATCTATAGCAGGATCGAATTTCATTCTTCTCCGGGGCTGGGCTGCCTGGCTACAGAGAACTCTCATCAACTGGATGATGGATTTCAACTCCCAGGCCGGAATGGAAGAGATATGGCTCCCTTTCATAGCAAACCGCGAGAGTATGACTTCCACAGGACAGATCCCAAAACTCGAACATGACATGTACCGTATTGAGAAGGATGATCTCTTTCTTATACCCACGGGGGAGGTTCCCCTTACGAATATCTTCCGTGATTCCGTACTCCTGGAGAAAGACCTTCCTATAAAGATTTTTGGTTACTCTCCATGTTTCAGGCGGGAGGCGGGAAGTTACGGCAAAGACACCAGGGGGCTGAACAGGGTTCACCAGTTCGAAAAGGTTGAAATGGTCCGTATGGTCAAGCCGGAGAATTCCGAGGCTGCGCTTACGGAAATGACAGATCATGTGGGAAATATGCTTGAACTGCTGGGTCTTTCTTACAGAGTGTCCCTTCTTTCAACTGGCGATCTGAGTTTTGCCGCCGCTAAATGTTACGACCTTGAAGTATGGTCCGCCGGGCAGGAAAAATGGCTTGAAGTATCCTCGATTTCTAATTTTCGGGATTTTCAATCTAGAAGAGGCATGATAAGATACAAGCCATCCGGAGGGGGAAAACCCCGGTATGTCCATACCCTCAACGGCTCGGGACTTGCTCTCCCAAGAATAATGGCCGCCCTTATAGAGAACGGTCAGACCGAATCCGGTAAAATTGTATTACCTGAAATCCTTGCTGAAAGAACTGGAATAAAAATTCTGGGTTAG
- a CDS encoding sugar transferase, whose protein sequence is MDRKRNFLWMLPITDLVLITGIFMGGFLLRHSLLVDLMGSDFRLSVYHYFLSGLVLGSVQIAFMAVFGVYKPEFGLGMIEEVAGIIRGAFMAVLFTLAMTFITRQLLFSRFVLIFSFPASALLLSFWHSAFRKISSRTGNPSRILILGISEEARQLGIFMENRAQLPYTVVDYIAPDTPSDLISAIIKEKNVQELVVASHSIPSPILSTIILTCEKMGVQYKIAADVFAIVSLTAKIAHMGGTTLIESVPAPLSGWGFVLKRVSDILLTIIFISVLSPIFILSALAIMIDSGFPIFYKQTRLGKRNKSFKMLKFRSMRKDAHDEKTALSEENELSGPLFKIKNDPRITRTGKFIRRWSIDELPQLFNVLSGRMSLVGPRPPLPEEVEEYSRRDFKRLHTIPGVTGVWQISGRSNLGFDEMVKLDLYYVDNWSIWMDLAILLLTPSAVISGSGAY, encoded by the coding sequence ATGGATCGCAAAAGAAATTTCCTATGGATGCTTCCCATTACAGATCTTGTTCTGATTACCGGAATCTTCATGGGAGGCTTCTTGTTGAGGCACTCTCTCCTGGTAGATTTGATGGGATCAGATTTCAGACTTTCTGTCTATCATTACTTCCTGAGCGGGTTGGTGCTGGGTTCTGTTCAGATAGCTTTCATGGCAGTGTTCGGAGTGTATAAGCCCGAGTTCGGTCTCGGCATGATAGAGGAAGTTGCAGGAATCATCAGAGGAGCCTTCATGGCCGTTCTGTTCACTCTTGCTATGACTTTCATCACCAGACAGCTTCTTTTCTCCAGATTTGTGCTGATTTTCTCGTTTCCTGCTTCAGCGCTTCTTCTAAGTTTCTGGCATTCAGCATTCAGAAAGATCAGCAGTAGAACAGGAAATCCATCCAGAATCTTAATTCTGGGTATTTCTGAGGAAGCCAGACAACTTGGTATTTTCATGGAGAACCGTGCACAGCTCCCATATACTGTAGTTGATTACATCGCTCCAGACACTCCATCTGATCTGATCTCAGCAATAATTAAAGAGAAGAACGTTCAGGAGCTGGTTGTTGCCAGTCATTCGATTCCATCACCCATACTCTCGACCATCATACTTACCTGCGAAAAAATGGGAGTGCAGTATAAGATCGCTGCAGACGTCTTCGCAATTGTGAGCCTTACAGCGAAAATCGCTCATATGGGTGGAACAACACTGATCGAATCCGTTCCCGCTCCCCTTTCCGGCTGGGGGTTTGTACTGAAAAGAGTTTCAGATATTCTGCTGACAATTATCTTCATTTCTGTTCTTTCACCAATCTTTATTTTGAGTGCGCTTGCTATCATGATTGATTCCGGTTTTCCCATTTTCTATAAGCAGACAAGACTGGGCAAGAGAAACAAGTCATTCAAGATGCTTAAGTTCAGATCAATGCGTAAAGATGCACATGATGAAAAAACTGCTCTCTCCGAGGAAAATGAGCTGTCAGGTCCCCTTTTCAAGATCAAAAATGATCCTCGAATAACTAGAACCGGGAAATTCATTCGAAGATGGTCAATAGATGAACTGCCGCAGCTTTTCAATGTTCTTTCGGGCAGAATGAGTCTTGTTGGACCCAGACCGCCACTTCCGGAAGAGGTTGAAGAATACAGCAGAAGGGACTTTAAGAGGCTGCATACTATTCCGGGAGTTACCGGAGTCTGGCAGATCTCCGGGAGAAGTAATCTGGGTTTTGACGAGATGGTAAAACTTGATCTCTACTATGTTGACAATTGGTCGATCTGGATGGATCTTGCCATTCTTCTGCTCACTCCCTCGGCAGTGATCAGCGGTTCCGGAGCATATTGA
- a CDS encoding glycosyltransferase family 2 protein: protein MKWSAIITTYNSEQVIERVLNSLFSLPSDERPVDVIIVDNASSDETQSILQSYEWPLKQIFNKGNLGLSKANNLGVTMAGGSSLFFLNPDVEILPGAIKALHKFEEEHPNAAIIGPAMVDENNIRQSTARTWPSPLVIASRRTFLGKTGPGMKIASDHMNRFNSTETPVKPDWLVGAALWLTPSGRERIGLMSEKYFLYFEDVEWCWRTWQRGMDIWFEPKAKIRHVCHRESISGGITLNLHFKSMLRFFATHPGALFGVGPGGKC, encoded by the coding sequence ATGAAATGGTCAGCAATCATTACGACATACAACAGTGAGCAGGTAATTGAGAGGGTGCTTAACTCTCTATTCTCTCTTCCGTCAGATGAGAGGCCTGTCGATGTTATAATTGTCGATAATGCTTCTTCAGACGAAACTCAAAGCATCCTCCAATCTTATGAATGGCCATTGAAGCAGATATTCAATAAGGGTAATCTTGGTTTATCAAAAGCAAATAATCTTGGCGTGACTATGGCTGGCGGTAGCAGTTTGTTCTTTCTGAATCCGGATGTAGAAATTCTTCCAGGAGCTATAAAAGCGTTGCACAAATTCGAGGAAGAACATCCGAATGCAGCTATCATAGGGCCGGCAATGGTGGATGAAAACAATATCCGTCAGTCAACAGCAAGAACATGGCCATCACCTCTCGTAATCGCTTCACGGAGAACCTTTCTCGGAAAAACCGGACCAGGCATGAAGATAGCATCTGATCACATGAACAGATTCAATTCAACTGAAACACCGGTGAAACCTGATTGGCTGGTGGGGGCGGCTTTGTGGTTGACTCCCTCAGGTCGCGAGAGGATCGGACTCATGTCGGAAAAATACTTTCTGTATTTTGAGGATGTCGAGTGGTGCTGGCGAACCTGGCAAAGGGGAATGGATATCTGGTTTGAACCGAAAGCAAAGATCAGACACGTTTGCCACAGAGAGAGTATTTCGGGAGGAATTACACTGAATCTTCATTTTAAGAGCATGCTCAGATTTTTTGCAACACACCCCGGTGCTCTGTTTGGAGTCGGACCCGGAGGGAAATGCTGA
- a CDS encoding histidinol-phosphatase HisJ family protein has protein sequence MNLLNDMHVHTSDSPDADIPAWQLVQRGTENSLTAIGFVAHLDLNPEDYCYGGFNAEDYDESINRARIESKGQISVMKGLEVGEPHVYEKQVKNIVDYSNYDFITGALHSVAGIGMVLGAEAYNDRDPLGIVEQYYVETLQMVEEADIDILAHMGLFRRGLALAGLDYGFDETKCFPETIRTILETTIEKNIALELNTSGLRRKEKMTYPTPEILSLFKEMGGRLITIGSDTHRESHVFFGLERGRELLTDAGFSEVYTFLSRVPQAFGLF, from the coding sequence TTGAACCTTCTTAATGATATGCATGTACACACGAGCGACTCGCCGGACGCTGATATTCCTGCCTGGCAGCTCGTACAGCGAGGAACAGAGAACAGCCTTACGGCTATAGGCTTCGTTGCCCACCTTGACCTGAACCCCGAGGATTACTGCTATGGGGGGTTCAATGCGGAAGATTACGACGAGTCAATAAATCGCGCCAGGATTGAGTCAAAAGGTCAGATCTCCGTTATGAAGGGTCTTGAAGTTGGAGAACCCCATGTGTACGAAAAACAGGTGAAGAACATTGTTGATTATTCAAATTATGATTTCATAACCGGGGCTCTTCATTCAGTTGCGGGAATCGGCATGGTTCTTGGGGCTGAAGCCTACAATGACAGAGACCCTCTCGGTATCGTTGAGCAGTACTACGTTGAAACACTGCAAATGGTTGAAGAAGCGGATATCGATATCCTTGCGCACATGGGTCTTTTCCGTAGAGGCCTTGCGCTGGCGGGCCTGGATTATGGATTCGACGAAACGAAATGTTTTCCGGAGACGATTCGCACCATTCTTGAAACAACAATAGAAAAAAATATAGCACTGGAACTTAACACTTCAGGTTTGCGCAGAAAAGAAAAGATGACGTATCCCACACCGGAAATCCTTTCATTGTTCAAGGAAATGGGCGGAAGACTGATTACCATAGGTTCGGACACTCATCGGGAATCCCATGTTTTCTTCGGTCTTGAAAGAGGAAGAGAACTTCTCACGGACGCGGGATTCAGTGAAGTATACACTTTTCTTAGCCGAGTCCCACAAGCGTTCGGTTTGTTCTGA
- a CDS encoding V-type ATP synthase subunit D — MAIVVRATRMELLQLRKKVKLAQRGHKLLKDKLDELMRQFKILISDYEGAREELEKELCEAYGEFLFARAAMSEPGLLDALRYPGARATVKTSRRKIMNLVLPVFDVSIEGNVRNYGMFDTPAELDESLKIYKELLPRIIKLAEQEKAISLLAREIDTTRRRVNALEYKLIPELEEAIRSIRLKLDEMERGNLTRLMKVKEMVEEKREKNRA, encoded by the coding sequence ATGGCCATAGTTGTCAGAGCAACCCGGATGGAGCTGCTTCAGCTGCGTAAAAAAGTAAAACTTGCGCAGAGGGGGCATAAACTTCTGAAGGACAAACTGGATGAACTCATGCGTCAGTTCAAGATACTTATATCGGACTACGAAGGCGCAAGGGAAGAACTTGAAAAGGAACTTTGCGAAGCTTACGGCGAGTTCCTTTTCGCCCGCGCTGCCATGAGCGAACCGGGGTTGCTGGATGCGCTCCGGTATCCCGGAGCCAGGGCAACGGTAAAAACGTCCAGACGGAAGATAATGAACCTGGTCCTGCCGGTATTCGATGTTTCAATAGAAGGCAATGTGCGAAATTACGGAATGTTCGATACCCCCGCGGAACTTGATGAGTCGCTGAAAATCTATAAGGAGCTTCTTCCCAGGATCATTAAACTGGCGGAGCAGGAAAAGGCAATCAGTTTGCTGGCAAGGGAAATAGATACGACCAGGCGAAGGGTGAACGCACTTGAGTATAAGCTGATTCCGGAACTGGAGGAGGCAATCAGGTCGATAAGGTTGAAGCTGGATGAAATGGAGCGGGGAAACCTTACAAGGTTGATGAAGGTCAAGGAAATGGTAGAGGAAAAGCGAGAGAAAAATCGCGCCTAG
- a CDS encoding V-type ATPase subunit translates to MGDSFIYANGRISGEETTLLDRRMWQMLMSSVDLEEATRLLGDTWYGGFMQYHSMEDCLNKAMETTEDELLELSEDKRLVRGILHRRDVRNARYIWKKLLSGEGSEEEIEVERPGLIDTEILKKSVNSDEARDELPPLFSRTIEELLENPGAGEAEVDRKMDHLAAAVESDELIDINHGFRTFVMTNLEQKNFLTAGRCIIDDVPRQLLRKMLLPGGYHTEDEIEEAYQRNTLPLLIAETPGFEQIGAAFEKALEDGSFFGFERECDRKLLELLEKGAFPVFGPSPLAAFVIRREMEINHLRLLLAAKSAGVSEDRLSKRLPRE, encoded by the coding sequence ATGGGAGACAGTTTCATCTATGCCAACGGCAGAATAAGCGGAGAAGAAACAACCCTTCTGGACAGGCGCATGTGGCAGATGCTCATGTCATCGGTAGACCTGGAAGAGGCAACGAGGCTTCTCGGTGACACGTGGTACGGCGGTTTCATGCAGTATCACTCCATGGAGGACTGCTTGAACAAAGCTATGGAAACGACGGAAGATGAACTGCTGGAACTTTCCGAGGATAAAAGGCTCGTAAGGGGAATCCTTCATCGAAGAGATGTGAGAAACGCAAGGTATATCTGGAAAAAACTCCTTTCAGGAGAGGGATCAGAGGAAGAAATAGAGGTTGAACGGCCAGGGCTGATAGATACAGAGATTTTGAAGAAGTCTGTGAACTCCGATGAAGCCAGGGACGAGCTTCCACCTCTTTTCTCTCGGACAATTGAGGAACTTCTTGAAAATCCGGGAGCGGGTGAAGCGGAAGTGGACAGGAAAATGGACCATCTTGCCGCCGCAGTCGAAAGTGATGAACTCATTGATATAAATCACGGATTCAGGACATTCGTTATGACCAACCTCGAACAGAAGAATTTTCTCACAGCCGGAAGATGCATCATTGACGATGTTCCCAGGCAGCTCCTTCGTAAAATGCTGCTGCCGGGGGGTTATCATACTGAGGATGAAATCGAGGAAGCCTATCAGCGTAACACGTTGCCCTTGCTTATCGCGGAAACTCCGGGATTTGAACAAATCGGAGCTGCATTCGAGAAAGCTCTCGAGGATGGTTCATTTTTCGGATTCGAAAGGGAATGTGACAGGAAATTACTGGAACTGCTTGAAAAAGGAGCATTCCCTGTCTTCGGCCCGTCGCCGCTGGCGGCTTTCGTGATAAGACGGGAAATGGAAATTAACCATCTCAGGTTACTTCTTGCGGCAAAATCGGCAGGAGTAAGCGAGGACAGGCTTTCAAAGCGACTACCGCGTGAATAG
- the elbB gene encoding isoprenoid biosynthesis glyoxalase ElbB, with protein sequence MGKRVAFVLSGCGVKDGSEIHEAVSALIALDRAGYEVIFTAPDVLQTATIDHGSGEPLKEARNALTEAARIARGNIRPLSDLQPDDYDAVMFPGGFGAAITLCSFASDGPECSVNPEVENLINEARQSGKPIAAMCIAPVILARTIPLARLTIGTHPETADAINSMGAIHVNCPVNESVVDKEKKLVTTPAYMLANGPAELFEGVVNMVEKLGELF encoded by the coding sequence ATGGGAAAGAGAGTTGCATTCGTACTCAGTGGCTGCGGAGTCAAGGACGGCTCCGAAATACACGAGGCTGTTTCCGCGCTTATCGCGCTGGACAGGGCTGGTTACGAAGTTATCTTCACCGCTCCGGATGTTCTGCAGACTGCCACAATTGACCACGGCTCAGGGGAACCCTTGAAGGAAGCCAGAAATGCATTAACGGAGGCTGCGAGAATTGCAAGAGGCAACATCAGGCCTCTTTCCGATCTTCAGCCGGATGATTACGATGCTGTTATGTTCCCCGGGGGATTCGGAGCAGCCATTACGCTGTGCTCATTTGCTTCCGACGGTCCTGAATGTTCCGTCAATCCCGAAGTAGAAAACCTCATTAATGAAGCCAGACAATCCGGTAAACCAATAGCGGCTATGTGCATAGCTCCCGTAATACTCGCAAGAACGATTCCCCTTGCAAGGCTGACTATCGGCACCCATCCTGAAACAGCTGATGCCATTAATTCCATGGGGGCAATTCATGTGAACTGTCCGGTCAACGAATCGGTTGTTGATAAAGAGAAGAAACTTGTAACAACGCCAGCTTACATGCTCGCAAACGGTCCTGCTGAACTCTTTGAGGGCGTGGTAAACATGGTTGAGAAACTTGGAGAGCTTTTCTGA
- a CDS encoding diacylglycerol kinase family protein, with the protein MSSMKNRLRSFKYAFRGIGTLLTSQMNARIHLIALVFVVVVGFLVELNSGEWALVALAVAMVLSAEAMNSALEFLADHTAPEWHDSVQKAKDLAAASVLLAAAGALVIGLLVFIPHF; encoded by the coding sequence ATTTCTAGTATGAAGAACAGACTCAGAAGTTTCAAGTACGCTTTCAGAGGCATAGGAACCCTTCTTACCTCCCAGATGAACGCGAGAATACATCTGATTGCTCTTGTTTTTGTTGTAGTGGTCGGTTTTCTTGTAGAGCTGAATTCGGGGGAGTGGGCTCTCGTTGCCCTAGCTGTCGCAATGGTTCTATCCGCTGAAGCCATGAATAGCGCTCTTGAATTCCTCGCCGATCATACGGCACCCGAGTGGCACGATTCCGTTCAGAAGGCAAAGGATCTGGCAGCGGCTTCCGTACTGCTTGCGGCAGCGGGTGCTCTTGTGATAGGACTACTCGTATTCATCCCCCATTTCTGA
- a CDS encoding V-type ATP synthase subunit A, whose product MIKGTIDKIAGPLVVADGMKQARMFDLVYVSDYGLIGEIIELKGDKASIQVYEETGGLKPGDVVQATGKPLSVELGPGLVTAIYDGIQRPLDKIREEAGDWITRGISIRGLDHDKEWDFSPVAVVGQKVTGGEVLGEVPETKLITHRVMIPPEVVGEITWMIEPGKYNIDTVITKLKSPSGETVELMMYHNWPVRKPRPIAEKRAPEEPLITGQRVIDAFFPLGKGGTACVPGPFGSGKTVIQHQLAKWADAEVVVYVGCGERGNEMTDVLQEFPELEDPKSGEPLIQRTVLVANTSNMPVAAREASVYTGITIGEYFRDMGYSVALMADSTSRWAEAMREMSGRLEEMPGEEGYPAYLGTRIAEFYERAGNVKCIGGDRNGALTVVGAVSPAGGDLSDPVVQATLRVVKVFWSLQAKLAYARHFPAIGWLDSYSLYMDNLKEYYDEELGTEWVPMIKEAISLLQQEANLLEIARLVGAESLSPEDQLILYTARSLREDFLHQNAFHEVDTYTSIVKQKVMMEVIMHTNTEMNKAIRSGISPKDLFDLPLKEEIARMSYTPEKDIDAIEEIKKHVNSQINDLIEEEQTA is encoded by the coding sequence ATGATTAAGGGAACAATAGATAAAATAGCGGGTCCGCTGGTTGTTGCGGATGGAATGAAGCAAGCCAGGATGTTCGACCTTGTATATGTATCCGATTACGGATTGATAGGCGAAATAATAGAGTTAAAGGGAGATAAAGCATCGATTCAGGTTTACGAAGAAACCGGAGGGCTTAAACCGGGCGATGTCGTGCAGGCTACAGGAAAACCTCTATCGGTTGAACTGGGCCCGGGACTTGTCACTGCTATATACGACGGGATCCAGCGTCCCCTGGATAAAATCCGAGAAGAGGCCGGTGACTGGATAACCAGAGGAATCAGTATAAGGGGACTGGATCATGATAAGGAATGGGATTTCAGTCCTGTAGCGGTCGTTGGCCAGAAAGTAACCGGCGGCGAAGTCCTCGGCGAAGTCCCCGAAACGAAACTGATAACTCACAGAGTCATGATCCCGCCGGAGGTGGTCGGGGAAATCACCTGGATGATTGAACCGGGAAAGTACAATATCGATACGGTAATAACGAAGCTGAAATCTCCATCCGGCGAAACCGTTGAATTAATGATGTACCATAACTGGCCCGTTAGAAAACCTCGCCCTATAGCGGAGAAGAGAGCTCCCGAAGAACCACTTATTACCGGCCAGAGAGTCATCGACGCATTCTTCCCCCTGGGTAAGGGAGGAACCGCATGCGTTCCCGGACCCTTCGGAAGCGGAAAAACGGTTATTCAGCACCAGCTTGCCAAGTGGGCGGACGCTGAAGTAGTGGTTTACGTTGGGTGCGGAGAACGCGGCAACGAGATGACCGATGTTCTTCAGGAGTTTCCCGAACTTGAGGATCCGAAAAGCGGGGAGCCGCTGATTCAAAGAACCGTTCTTGTAGCCAATACCAGCAACATGCCGGTGGCAGCAAGGGAAGCAAGTGTATACACAGGCATAACCATCGGTGAGTACTTCAGGGATATGGGCTATTCCGTTGCCCTTATGGCCGACTCCACAAGCAGGTGGGCCGAGGCGATGAGAGAAATGTCCGGAAGGCTTGAGGAAATGCCGGGTGAAGAGGGATATCCCGCATACCTTGGAACCAGAATCGCCGAATTCTACGAACGAGCGGGTAATGTGAAATGCATAGGAGGAGACAGAAACGGAGCTCTTACGGTAGTTGGGGCTGTCAGCCCGGCCGGCGGAGACCTTTCCGACCCGGTGGTGCAGGCCACCCTCCGTGTTGTTAAGGTATTCTGGAGCCTTCAGGCGAAGCTTGCCTACGCAAGGCATTTCCCTGCAATAGGATGGCTTGACAGCTACTCCCTCTATATGGATAACCTGAAGGAGTACTACGACGAAGAGCTTGGCACGGAATGGGTACCGATGATAAAAGAAGCCATATCCCTGCTTCAGCAGGAAGCCAACCTTCTTGAAATAGCAAGGCTTGTGGGAGCAGAATCCCTTTCACCCGAAGATCAGCTTATACTGTACACGGCAAGATCCCTAAGAGAGGATTTCCTGCATCAGAACGCTTTCCACGAGGTGGATACCTACACATCGATAGTGAAGCAGAAAGTAATGATGGAAGTTATAATGCATACCAATACGGAGATGAATAAGGCCATCCGCAGTGGTATTTCGCCAAAGGATCTTTTCGATCTTCCCCTGAAGGAGGAGATTGCGAGAATGAGTTATACCCCTGAAAAAGATATCGATGCTATTGAAGAGATAAAAAAACATGTAAACTCGCAGATCAACGATCTGATAGAGGAAGAGCAAACCGCATAG
- a CDS encoding V-type ATP synthase subunit B translates to MIREYTTTVEISGPLMLVDRVEGVAYEELVEIQLPDGEIRHGKVLEIDSRMALVQLFEGSSGTDISQSKVRFLGKQVELGVSEEMLGRVFDGQGRPRAPFDTAPPIVPEKMKDINGAPINPYARDYPAEFIQTGFSSIDGINTLVRGQKLPVFSGSGLPHSAVAAQIARQARVMEEGESFAVVFAAMGITFEEADYFIRDFRKTGAMDRAVVFLNLASDPAIERIATPRMALTAAEYLAYEKDMHILVILTDMTNYCDALREISAARKEVPGRRGYPGYLYTDLSSIYERAGRIKGRKGSITQIPILTMPEDDKTHPIPDLTGYITEGQLILNRELHKRGIYPPMDVMESLSRLKDKGIGKGKTREDHADLFNQLMAAYSAGKDAKELAVILGAAALSPLDQKYLKFAEEYEKRYISQGEHENRNIDETLDLGWELLKLLPRSEMKRIDPVRLDKYWPAEASD, encoded by the coding sequence ATGATTAGAGAATACACTACGACTGTAGAGATCTCCGGCCCACTGATGCTGGTGGACAGGGTCGAGGGAGTTGCTTACGAAGAGCTGGTCGAGATCCAGCTTCCCGACGGAGAGATACGTCACGGCAAGGTTCTTGAAATTGACAGCCGTATGGCACTTGTACAGCTTTTTGAGGGTAGCAGCGGAACGGATATCTCACAAAGCAAAGTCCGATTTCTTGGAAAACAGGTGGAACTGGGAGTCTCCGAGGAGATGCTGGGAAGGGTTTTTGACGGCCAGGGAAGGCCAAGGGCCCCATTCGATACAGCGCCTCCCATAGTTCCGGAGAAGATGAAGGATATCAATGGAGCTCCCATCAATCCCTACGCCAGAGACTACCCCGCGGAGTTCATACAGACGGGCTTCAGTTCCATAGATGGTATAAATACTCTGGTCAGGGGGCAGAAACTCCCTGTGTTCAGCGGAAGCGGGCTTCCCCACTCCGCCGTAGCGGCACAGATAGCCAGACAGGCGAGGGTTATGGAAGAGGGGGAAAGCTTTGCTGTTGTCTTCGCCGCAATGGGAATAACGTTCGAAGAGGCCGATTATTTCATCCGGGATTTCAGGAAGACAGGGGCCATGGACAGGGCTGTAGTTTTCTTGAACCTTGCGAGCGACCCCGCGATTGAACGTATCGCCACACCAAGAATGGCCCTGACGGCGGCCGAGTACCTCGCGTACGAGAAAGATATGCATATCCTTGTTATTCTTACGGATATGACCAACTACTGCGATGCGCTGAGAGAAATCTCTGCGGCGAGAAAGGAAGTTCCCGGAAGAAGGGGATACCCTGGATACCTTTACACCGATCTTTCCTCGATTTACGAACGGGCGGGAAGGATCAAAGGCAGGAAGGGATCGATAACACAGATACCTATTCTGACAATGCCCGAAGACGACAAAACACATCCAATTCCCGACCTTACCGGTTACATTACGGAAGGGCAGCTTATTCTCAACCGTGAGCTTCACAAAAGGGGCATCTATCCGCCCATGGACGTTATGGAGTCTCTCTCAAGGCTGAAGGACAAGGGTATTGGCAAGGGAAAAACGCGAGAGGATCACGCTGACCTTTTCAACCAGCTTATGGCAGCCTATTCCGCGGGCAAGGACGCCAAGGAACTGGCGGTTATACTTGGCGCCGCGGCTCTGAGCCCTCTTGATCAGAAATACCTGAAATTCGCGGAAGAGTATGAGAAAAGATACATCAGCCAGGGGGAGCATGAGAACAGGAACATAGACGAGACACTTGATCTCGGCTGGGAACTTCTGAAACTTCTTCCAAGGAGCGAGATGAAGAGAATAGACCCCGTCCGGCTTGACAAGTACTGGCCAGCGGAAGCGTCAGACTGA